The Callospermophilus lateralis isolate mCalLat2 chromosome 3, mCalLat2.hap1, whole genome shotgun sequence genome has a segment encoding these proteins:
- the Mesp1 gene encoding mesoderm posterior protein 1, producing the protein MAHSPCPSLSLSETWLRSADCAPARPLPPSDRDSGCSPASSPDSWGSAPAGSPVPSPARPCVRPCVRSAPRAPTAGRRLGSWQRRSASEREKLRMRTLARALHELRRFLPPSIAPAGQTLTKIETLRLAIRYIDHLSAILGLSEDSLQCRRQRCVGAASPRGCMLCPDGSSTQAQTRDPGPHPDPASSEGPCWGSPPVCPAPGAAPEPRAPPVMCVEATSPQGQTVEPNPSSPLFPSEVLTLLENWMPLSILELPPA; encoded by the exons ATGGCCCATTCCCCGTGCCCGTCCCTCTCGCTCTCAGAAACCTGGTTACGGTCCGCAGACTGCGCCCCTGCCCGGCCGCTGCCGCCTTCCGACAGGGACAGCGGCTGTTCCCCTGCCTCGTCCCCGGACTCGTGGGGCAGCGCCCCGGCGGGCAGTCCCGTGCCAAGCCCAGCCCGCCCATGCGTCCGCCCGTGCGTCCGCTCGGCCCCGCGCGCCCCGACGGCGGGTAGGCGCCTGGGCAGCTGGCAGCGGCGGAGCGCCAGCGAGCGCGAGAAGCTGCGCATGCGCACCCTCGCCCGCGCCCTGCACGAGCTACGCCGCTTTCTGCCGCCGTCCATTGCGCCGGCGGGTCAGACCCTGACCAAGATCGAGACCCTGCGCCTGGCTATTCGCTACATCGACCACCTGTCGGCCATCCTGGGCCTCAGCGAGGACAGCTTGCAGTGCCGGCGCCAGCGGTGCGTAGGCGCGGCGTCCCCTCGGGGCTGTATGCTCTGTCCGGACGGCAGCTCCACCCAGGCGCAGACGCGGGATCCTGGACCTCACCCGGACCCTGCCTCCAGCGAGGGACCATGCTGGGGGTCCCCACCTGTGTGCCCAGCACCCGGGGCCGCTCCGGAACCGCGCGCCCCGCCAGTTATGTGCGTCGAGGCGACCAGCCCGCAAGGGCAGACAGTGGAGCCGAACCCATCTTCTCCG CTCTTTCCCAGCGAAGTGCTGACTCTGCTGGAGAACTGGATGCCCCTCTCAATCCTGGAGTTGCCGCCGGCCTGA